A window of Haloarcula sp. H-GB4 contains these coding sequences:
- a CDS encoding ABC transporter ATP-binding protein, which yields MSKATSGPAPDTDSGRAVLRTDGVTKRFGGLTAVDDVDIAIHSGEIVGLIGPNGAGKSTLFNCITGTLTPDEGRVYLQGEDVTDWPEHKIARAGLGRMFQETRIFGDMTVRKNLLLAAQEGGADVSSLMRRPDSSLLARTDELLDYVDLGGLAETRAGRMSFGQQKLLEFAMELMSEPEILLMDEPAGGINPSMLGNLIDYIRNANEEQESTIFLIEHNMDFVMDIADRIYVLAHGERIAEGTPEEIQNDQRVLDAYLGRE from the coding sequence ATGAGTAAGGCAACGAGCGGCCCGGCACCCGACACGGACAGCGGTCGTGCGGTGCTGCGGACGGACGGCGTCACGAAGCGCTTCGGCGGCCTGACCGCCGTCGACGACGTGGACATCGCGATCCACAGTGGCGAAATCGTCGGCCTCATCGGGCCGAACGGGGCCGGCAAGTCCACGCTGTTCAACTGTATCACCGGGACACTAACGCCCGACGAGGGGCGGGTCTATCTCCAAGGCGAGGACGTGACGGACTGGCCCGAACACAAGATCGCGCGGGCCGGCCTGGGCCGGATGTTCCAAGAGACCCGTATCTTCGGAGACATGACCGTCCGGAAAAACTTGCTGCTTGCGGCCCAGGAGGGTGGCGCTGACGTCTCCAGCCTCATGCGTCGCCCGGACAGTTCCCTGCTCGCCCGCACGGACGAACTGCTGGACTACGTCGACCTCGGTGGACTCGCGGAGACCCGCGCTGGCCGGATGAGTTTCGGCCAGCAGAAGCTGCTTGAGTTCGCGATGGAACTGATGTCGGAACCCGAAATCCTGCTGATGGACGAGCCAGCCGGCGGCATCAACCCCTCCATGCTGGGGAATCTCATCGACTACATCCGCAACGCCAACGAGGAGCAGGAGTCGACCATCTTCCTCATTGAACACAACATGGACTTCGTCATGGATATCGCCGACCGCATCTACGTTCTGGCCCACGGCGAACGCATCGCCGAGGGAACGCCAGAAGAGATACAGAACGACCAGCGCGTGCTCGACGCGTACCTCGGGAGGGAGTGA
- a CDS encoding branched-chain amino acid ABC transporter permease: MSTSDEESRGVLRSVLPPEQVDRFLSTCDAYGWQLLAVSTLAAAALPLLGLEAGYRMTVFTEMFLFAILALSWDLVGGQTGYPSFGNMAFFGIGAYATAILTKDFALSFPVAFLLAGLLAVTFAAVIGVIVLRLRGHYFAIATLGVLLAAQQISRNLDITGGASGKILLQTPSGETFYYLFLGVLVVEMALVYYLSGTRFGFVLNAIRDDEEKATAMGFNTTYYKTAAWMLAGLFTGFAGAAYSLFNTFIDPQTAYNGAWNVELIAMALLGGSGTVAGPVIGAFGLHTIIELVETYAVGLQLVLLGGAVIITVIGFPNGVVGTLSEYASQMDYYKHGGMAATDTDDGSEVSADE; this comes from the coding sequence ATGAGCACGAGCGACGAGGAGTCTCGGGGCGTCCTCCGGTCGGTCCTTCCGCCCGAACAGGTCGACCGGTTCCTCAGTACATGTGACGCCTACGGCTGGCAACTGCTGGCCGTCAGCACGCTCGCCGCGGCCGCGTTGCCGCTACTGGGGCTGGAGGCTGGCTATCGGATGACCGTCTTCACCGAGATGTTCCTGTTTGCCATCTTGGCGCTGTCCTGGGACCTCGTCGGCGGACAGACCGGCTATCCGAGCTTTGGGAACATGGCGTTTTTCGGTATTGGGGCGTACGCGACAGCGATTCTAACAAAAGACTTCGCGCTCTCGTTCCCGGTCGCGTTCCTTCTAGCCGGCCTGCTGGCGGTGACCTTCGCGGCCGTCATCGGCGTCATCGTCCTCAGGCTCCGCGGGCACTACTTCGCTATCGCTACGCTCGGCGTCTTGCTGGCCGCGCAGCAGATCTCCCGGAACCTCGATATCACCGGCGGGGCCAGCGGAAAAATTCTGCTCCAGACGCCGTCGGGTGAGACCTTCTACTACCTCTTCCTGGGGGTTCTCGTCGTCGAGATGGCGCTCGTGTACTACCTCTCGGGGACGCGCTTTGGCTTCGTCCTGAACGCCATCCGCGATGACGAGGAGAAGGCCACGGCGATGGGGTTCAACACCACCTACTACAAGACGGCCGCGTGGATGCTGGCCGGCCTGTTCACAGGCTTTGCCGGCGCCGCGTACAGCCTGTTCAACACGTTCATCGACCCCCAGACGGCCTACAACGGCGCGTGGAACGTAGAACTGATCGCGATGGCGCTGCTGGGGGGGTCCGGCACTGTCGCCGGCCCCGTCATCGGCGCGTTCGGCCTCCACACCATCATCGAACTCGTGGAGACGTACGCGGTCGGGTTGCAGCTCGTTCTGCTCGGTGGGGCTGTCATCATCACGGTCATTGGCTTCCCCAATGGTGTCGTCGGAACGCTCAGCGAATACGCGAGCCAGATGGACTACTACAAACACGGCGGCATGGCCGCCACAGACACTGACGACGGCTCGGAGGTGAGTGCCGATGAGTAA